The Roseovarius indicus genome has a segment encoding these proteins:
- a CDS encoding calcium/sodium antiporter: protein MIVWLLAGLGLLILLLAGDALVKGAVNLSLRVGIPALIVSLTIVAFGTSAPELLISVNAVLDDKPGLGLGNVVGSNTANILLVLGVPALMTGLHTSQCDTRKTYLFMIGATVIFIGLAFRGTFDMLAGGLLLGMLAFVLADAFREARNHRRACAAAALDPDDEEEVEGADPNMPWWQIYVFLVLGLVGLPLGADLLVDNASIIARRYGVSDSVIGLTLVALGTSLPELATTVMAALRRQADVALGNVIGSNLFNLLAIIGITTMIGEIPVDPEFLQFDLWVMLGASLLLGPFVLMKIDINRIWGIVLTALYLVYVTFILT, encoded by the coding sequence ATGATCGTATGGCTGCTGGCAGGGCTCGGTCTGCTGATTCTGCTTCTGGCGGGGGATGCCCTCGTGAAAGGAGCTGTTAACCTCAGCCTGCGTGTGGGCATACCTGCGCTCATCGTCAGCCTAACGATCGTGGCCTTCGGGACCTCGGCACCAGAGCTGCTGATCTCGGTCAATGCCGTGCTGGATGACAAGCCGGGCCTCGGGCTGGGCAACGTGGTGGGCTCGAACACCGCCAACATCCTGCTGGTGCTGGGCGTGCCGGCGCTGATGACGGGCCTGCACACCAGCCAGTGCGACACCCGCAAGACCTATCTCTTCATGATCGGCGCGACGGTGATCTTCATCGGCCTCGCCTTCCGCGGCACGTTCGACATGCTGGCGGGTGGCCTGCTGCTGGGGATGCTGGCCTTCGTGCTGGCCGATGCCTTCCGCGAGGCGCGCAACCACCGCCGCGCCTGTGCCGCCGCCGCGCTCGACCCCGATGACGAGGAAGAGGTCGAAGGCGCCGACCCCAACATGCCGTGGTGGCAGATCTACGTCTTCCTCGTGCTGGGCCTCGTCGGCCTGCCACTGGGCGCCGACCTTCTGGTCGACAACGCCTCGATCATCGCGCGGCGCTACGGCGTCAGCGACTCGGTGATCGGGCTGACGCTGGTGGCGCTGGGCACCTCGCTGCCGGAACTGGCAACAACGGTCATGGCGGCCCTGCGTCGTCAGGCCGACGTGGCGCTGGGCAACGTGATCGGGTCGAACCTGTTCAACCTGCTGGCCATCATCGGCATCACCACGATGATCGGAGAGATCCCGGTCGACCCCGAGTTCCTGCAATTCGACCTGTGGGTAATGCTGGGCGCCTCGCTGCTGCTGGGGCCTTTCGTCCTGATGAAGATAGATATCAACCGGATCTGGGGCATTGTCCTGACGGCGCTCTATCTCGTCTATGTCACGTTCATACTGACCTGA
- a CDS encoding SDR family oxidoreductase yields the protein MTRALVTGAGKRLGRAMALDLARRGHDVAVHYASSADAAAEVVSEIEGMGRRAVALQADLLAEDEVQALLPRAAEALGGPILTLVNNASIFEYDRIETATRDSWDRHLESNLRAPFVLIQALAAQIPDPETDENGEPVAQGLAVNMIDQRVRKLTPEFMSYTIAKSALWTLTRTAAQGLAPKVRVNGIGPGPTIIGHRQSDDHFRRQRQSTVLERGADATDITAALGYLLDARAVTGQLICVDGGQHLGWQTPDIQGVEP from the coding sequence ATGACACGGGCACTTGTAACGGGAGCAGGCAAGCGGCTGGGCCGCGCGATGGCGCTGGACCTGGCGCGGCGCGGGCATGACGTGGCGGTGCATTACGCAAGCTCCGCCGATGCCGCCGCCGAGGTGGTTTCTGAAATCGAGGGCATGGGCCGCCGCGCCGTGGCGCTGCAGGCCGACCTGCTGGCCGAGGACGAGGTGCAGGCCCTTCTGCCCCGCGCGGCCGAGGCGCTGGGCGGGCCGATCCTGACGCTGGTGAACAACGCCTCGATCTTCGAATACGACAGGATCGAAACCGCCACTCGCGACAGCTGGGACAGGCATCTCGAAAGCAACCTGCGCGCGCCTTTCGTGCTGATCCAGGCACTCGCCGCGCAGATCCCCGACCCGGAGACCGACGAGAACGGTGAGCCGGTCGCGCAGGGGCTGGCGGTCAACATGATCGACCAGCGCGTGCGCAAGCTGACGCCCGAGTTCATGAGCTACACCATCGCCAAGTCGGCGCTCTGGACCCTGACCCGCACCGCCGCGCAGGGTTTGGCGCCGAAAGTCAGGGTCAACGGCATCGGCCCCGGCCCCACGATCATCGGCCACCGGCAGAGCGACGACCACTTCCGCCGACAGCGTCAATCGACCGTTCTGGAACGCGGCGCCGACGCCACCGACATCACCGCCGCGCTGGGCTACCTGCTCGATGCGCGGGCCGTGACGGGCCAGTTGATATGCGTCGACGGCGGTCAGCATCTCGGCTGGCAGACACCCGATATTCAGGGGGTCGAACCCTGA
- the uvrC gene encoding excinuclease ABC subunit UvrC has protein sequence MSEQTPDTTPRTGPRVIQSYLKTLDSSPGVYRMLDAQARVLYVGKARNLRARVSNYARPTGHTPRIARMILETASMMFLTTSTETEALLLEQNLIKQLKPRYNVLLRDDKSFPNIMVTKAHPYPMIKKHRGAKTEKGAYYGPFASAGAVNRTLAQLQKVFQLRNCSDSMFESRTRPCLQYQIKRCTAPCVGYISEEEYGAQVRDAERYLSGRSTDVQEKLKTQMMDASESMEFERAAALRDRIKALTQVQTAQGINPRTVTEADLLALHLENGQACVQVFFIRAGQNWGNNDFYPRVGADVEEAEVLEAFLGQFYDNKEPPRQVILSHPIENEDLMADALSGKRGGKVEILVPRRGEKAELVDSALRNARESLARKMAETATQAKLLKGLAEAFDLEEPPKRIEVYDNSHIQGTNAVGAMIVAGPDGLMKNQYRKFNIRGDDLTPGDDFGMMKEVLTRRFKRLLKEDPDREEGHWPDLLLIDGGAGQVSAVAQIMREMGVQDIPMVGVAKGIDRDHGKEEFHRVGKRPKALRHNDPVLYFVQRLRDEAHRFAIGTHRAKRAKGVSASPLDDIPGVGASRKRALLTHFGSAKAVSRAALSDLKAVDGVSEGLAQKVYDYFHEKG, from the coding sequence ATGAGCGAGCAAACCCCCGATACCACGCCGCGCACAGGCCCGCGCGTCATCCAGAGTTACCTCAAGACGCTCGACTCCTCGCCGGGCGTCTACCGGATGCTGGATGCGCAGGCGCGTGTTCTCTACGTCGGCAAGGCGCGCAACCTGCGGGCGCGGGTGTCGAACTACGCTCGCCCCACCGGCCACACGCCGCGCATCGCCCGGATGATCCTCGAAACCGCGTCGATGATGTTCCTCACCACCTCGACCGAGACCGAGGCACTGCTGCTCGAACAGAACCTCATCAAGCAGCTCAAGCCGCGCTACAACGTGCTTTTGCGCGACGACAAGAGCTTCCCCAACATCATGGTGACCAAGGCGCACCCCTACCCGATGATCAAGAAGCACCGGGGGGCCAAGACCGAAAAGGGCGCCTATTACGGCCCCTTCGCCAGCGCCGGCGCAGTGAACCGCACGCTCGCGCAGCTTCAGAAGGTGTTCCAGCTGCGCAACTGCTCGGATTCCATGTTCGAAAGCCGCACGCGGCCCTGCCTGCAATACCAGATCAAGCGCTGCACGGCGCCCTGCGTCGGCTACATCTCGGAAGAGGAGTACGGCGCGCAAGTGCGGGACGCCGAGCGCTATCTCTCCGGCCGCTCCACCGACGTGCAGGAGAAGCTGAAGACCCAGATGATGGACGCCTCGGAATCGATGGAGTTCGAGCGCGCCGCCGCCCTGCGTGACCGGATCAAGGCTTTGACACAGGTGCAGACGGCGCAGGGCATCAACCCCCGCACGGTGACCGAGGCCGACCTGCTGGCGCTGCATCTCGAAAACGGGCAGGCCTGCGTGCAGGTCTTTTTCATCCGCGCCGGTCAGAACTGGGGCAACAACGATTTCTACCCCCGCGTCGGCGCCGACGTGGAAGAGGCCGAGGTGCTCGAGGCCTTCCTCGGCCAGTTCTACGACAACAAGGAACCGCCCCGGCAGGTGATCCTCTCGCACCCGATCGAGAACGAAGACCTGATGGCCGACGCCCTTTCCGGCAAGCGCGGCGGCAAGGTCGAGATCCTCGTGCCCAGGCGTGGCGAGAAGGCCGAGCTGGTCGACAGCGCGCTCCGCAACGCCCGCGAGAGCCTCGCCCGCAAGATGGCCGAGACGGCGACGCAAGCCAAGCTGCTCAAGGGGCTGGCCGAGGCCTTCGATCTCGAAGAGCCGCCGAAACGCATCGAGGTCTACGACAACAGCCACATCCAGGGCACCAATGCCGTCGGCGCCATGATCGTCGCCGGCCCCGACGGGCTGATGAAGAACCAGTACCGCAAGTTCAACATCCGCGGCGACGACCTGACCCCGGGCGACGATTTCGGCATGATGAAGGAGGTTCTGACCCGCCGCTTCAAGCGGTTGCTGAAGGAAGACCCCGACCGCGAAGAAGGGCACTGGCCCGACCTGCTGCTGATCGACGGCGGGGCAGGGCAGGTCAGCGCCGTCGCCCAGATCATGCGCGAGATGGGCGTGCAGGACATCCCCATGGTCGGCGTCGCCAAGGGCATCGACCGCGATCACGGCAAGGAAGAATTCCACCGCGTCGGCAAACGCCCCAAGGCGCTGCGCCACAACGACCCGGTGCTCTATTTCGTCCAGCGCCTGCGCGACGAGGCGCACAGGTTTGCCATCGGCACCCACCGCGCGAAACGCGCCAAGGGCGTCTCGGCCTCACCGCTCGACGACATCCCCGGCGTGGGCGCCTCCCGCAAGCGGGCGCTCCTCACCCATTTCGGCTCCGCCAAGGCCGTCAGCCGCGCGGCCCTGAGCGACCTGAAGGCGGTCGACGGCGTGTCGGAGGGGTTGGCGCAGAAGGTCTATGACTATTTCCACGAGAAAGGCTAG